In one Deltaproteobacteria bacterium genomic region, the following are encoded:
- a CDS encoding thermonuclease family protein, which yields MKKKSLFVVIIVSIISTIFYSYLKNEDTQAASHNLKDYLETEAYKIIDGDTIEIKNHSRVRYIGIDTPEIGQAFYEEAKDRNRKLVEGKKIKLVICKSEPRDKYGRILAWVYTGGSLVNAVLVKEGYARVFIISPCGIEKKEEFERYEREAIKGKIGIWSVDKKFAKDSKVISAIDASKYIGKVISVKGRVVGIFNTDKATFLNFGNDYKKDFTVVIFRKDKVKFNRNGITSFDLYKNKEIVVTGKIQEYNGPEIIVDNPSQIEVIKRR from the coding sequence ATGAAAAAGAAAAGTTTATTTGTTGTTATTATTGTCAGTATAATCAGCACCATTTTTTACAGTTATTTAAAAAATGAAGATACACAAGCAGCATCTCATAATTTAAAAGATTATCTTGAAACAGAGGCATATAAGATTATAGATGGAGATACCATTGAGATTAAAAACCACAGCCGCGTAAGATATATTGGCATTGATACACCTGAAATTGGACAGGCATTTTATGAAGAGGCAAAAGATAGAAACAGGAAACTTGTAGAAGGCAAGAAAATAAAACTTGTTATATGTAAATCTGAGCCAAGGGATAAGTATGGAAGGATATTGGCATGGGTTTATACAGGGGGCAGCCTTGTAAACGCAGTTCTGGTTAAAGAAGGGTATGCCAGAGTTTTTATTATATCTCCATGCGGAATAGAAAAAAAGGAGGAATTTGAAAGGTATGAAAGAGAAGCCATAAAAGGCAAGATAGGGATATGGTCAGTTGATAAAAAATTTGCAAAAGACAGCAAGGTAATATCAGCAATTGATGCAAGCAAATATATTGGCAAAGTAATCAGTGTTAAGGGGAGGGTAGTTGGCATCTTTAATACTGATAAAGCAACTTTCTTAAATTTTGGGAATGACTATAAAAAGGATTTTACTGTAGTTATATTTCGTAAGGATAAGGTCAAATTTAACAGAAATGGCATAACATCTTTTGATTTATACAAAAATAAGGAGATTGTGGTAACAGGAAAGATACAGGAATATAATGGCCCTGAGATTATAGTAGATAACCCTTCACAGATAGAGGTTATCAAAAGGAGATAA
- a CDS encoding methyl-accepting chemotaxis protein codes for MEDSNKKTFSQRYFVTKEIQITIAILVVVALLSGIFLQLISKGLSTYMRIESPFLGIFLTIGYISIIVFLAVVFSYRLVGPFKRLEYEMKLIAKGDLDRRLSIRANDDLHVKEFTGYMNEMINNFEEMSTDYNKVNAVIDKGLDELMEIIASDKNDSSEIKDKIISLQTSIHEFREKW; via the coding sequence TTGGAAGATAGTAATAAAAAAACATTTTCCCAGAGATATTTTGTAACAAAGGAAATTCAGATAACCATCGCGATCCTTGTTGTTGTTGCACTGCTCAGCGGAATATTTTTGCAGTTGATATCGAAGGGTCTCAGCACATACATGAGAATTGAATCGCCGTTTTTGGGAATATTTCTCACAATCGGATATATATCTATCATTGTATTTCTTGCTGTAGTCTTTTCTTATAGATTGGTGGGTCCGTTTAAAAGACTTGAATATGAAATGAAGTTGATTGCAAAAGGGGACTTGGATAGGAGATTAAGTATCAGGGCAAATGATGACCTTCATGTGAAAGAATTTACAGGATATATGAATGAGATGATAAATAATTTTGAAGAGATGTCAACGGATTATAATAAGGTAAATGCTGTTATTGACAAAGGATTGGATGAACTTATGGAAATAATTGCATCTGATAAGAACGACTCATCAGAGATAAAAGATAAGATAATATCCCTTCAAACAAGTATCCATGAATTTAGGGAAAAATGGTAA